A single window of Athene noctua chromosome 1, bAthNoc1.hap1.1, whole genome shotgun sequence DNA harbors:
- the LOC141966845 gene encoding folate receptor gamma-like → MGAGRVLLVLLVTCAVAPAKDPLLSTCMDAKHHKTKPGPEGMLYDQCAPWKDNACCTANTTSEAHKDQSNLYNFNWNHCGLMPPKCKRHFIQDTCLYECSPNLGPWIDQADSSWRRERILHVPLCKEDCEEWWEDCKDFVTCKENWHKGWNWATGTNRCPWGSMCRPFSHVFPQPKDLCEKIWSNSYKYTTEHRGSGRCIQMWFDPAQGNPNVVVAKYYAWKKRTSPSRPENVTPEAGDAVCALPWPVLVLLPLALAVVPAGPGGCGSHGWGLL, encoded by the exons ATGGGAGCAGGGcgggtgctgctggtgctgctggtcaCCTGCGCCGTGGCGCCTGCCAAGGACCCGCTGCTGAGCACCTGCATGGATgccaaacaccacaaaaccaagcCTGGCCCCGAGGGGATGCTGTATGACCAG TGTGCTCCCTGGAAGGACAACGCCTGCTGCACCGCCAACACCACTTCAGAAGCCCACAAGGACCAATCCAACCTGTACAACTTCAACTGGAACCACTGTGGGCTGATGCCGCCCAAGTGCAAGCGCCATTTCATCCAGGACACGTGTTTGTACGAGTGCTCGCCCAACCTGGGGCCCTGGATTGACCAG GCTGACAGCAGCTGGCGTCGGGAGAGGATTCTCCATGTGCCACTCTGCAAGGAGGACTGCGAGGAGTGGTGGGAGGACTGCAAGGACTTCGTCACCTGCAAAGAGAACTGGCACAAGGGCTGGAACTGGGCAACAG GAACAAACCGCTGCCCCTGGGGCTCCATGTGCAGACCCTTCAGCCACGTCTTCCCCCAACCAAAGGACCTGTGTGAGAAAATCTGGTCCAACTCCTACAAATACACCACAGAGCACCGGGGCAGCGGACGCTGCATCCAGATGTGGTTTGACCCTGCCCAGGGAAACCCCAATGTGGTTGTGGCGAAGTACTACGCCTGGAAAAAGAGAACCTCCCCTTCCCGCCCAGAGAACGTGACTCCCGAGGCGGGCGACGCTGTGTGCGCTCTGCCATGGCCTGTCCTGGTCCTGCTGCCCCTGGCCCTTGCGGTGGTCCCTGCAGGGCCCGGGGGCTGTGGCTCCCACGGGTGGGGGCTCCTGTGA